In a single window of the Bacteroides acidifaciens genome:
- a CDS encoding glycoside hydrolase family 28 protein, producing the protein MKRIYLLFSLLVGCIYSYAAIYNVKDFGAKADGKTIDSPAINSAIEAAAQAGGGTVYLPAGEYACYSIRLKSNIHLYLEQGARIVAAFPGKEEGYDTAEPNEHNKFQDFGHSHWKNSLIWGIGLENITISGSGLIYGKGLTREESRLPGVGNKAISLKDCRNVTLKDLSMLHCGHFALLATGVDHLTILNLKVDTNRDGFDIDCCRNVRISQCTVNSPWDDAIVLKASYGLGRFQDTENVTISDCYVSGFDQGSVMNGTWQLDEPQAPDHGYRTGRIKFGTESSGGFRNIAITNCIFEHCRGLALETVDGGRLEDIVISNITMRNIVNAPIFLRLGARMRSPEGTPVGTMKRILISDINVWNADSRYASIISGVPGACIEDVTFRNIHLYYKGGYSAEDGKRVPPEQEKVYPEPWMFGTIPAKGFYVRHARNITFDGIRFHFEQPDGRPLFVTDDVENIEYYNTPKE; encoded by the coding sequence ATGAAAAGGATATATTTACTATTCAGTCTCTTAGTGGGGTGCATTTACAGCTATGCAGCCATCTACAACGTGAAGGATTTCGGAGCCAAAGCGGATGGAAAAACGATTGATTCTCCCGCCATCAACAGCGCGATTGAGGCTGCCGCACAAGCCGGTGGCGGAACTGTTTACCTGCCTGCCGGAGAGTATGCATGTTATTCCATACGGTTAAAAAGCAACATTCACCTGTATCTGGAACAAGGCGCACGCATCGTTGCCGCCTTTCCCGGAAAAGAGGAAGGATATGATACCGCTGAACCGAACGAGCATAATAAGTTCCAGGACTTCGGGCACAGCCATTGGAAGAACTCTTTGATTTGGGGAATCGGACTGGAAAATATAACCATCAGCGGTTCCGGACTTATCTACGGTAAAGGATTGACCCGCGAAGAAAGCCGTCTGCCGGGTGTAGGCAACAAGGCTATCAGTCTGAAAGATTGCCGGAATGTGACGCTCAAGGATTTGTCCATGCTTCACTGCGGACATTTCGCCCTGCTCGCCACCGGGGTAGACCATCTGACTATCTTGAATCTGAAAGTAGATACCAACCGCGATGGATTCGATATTGACTGTTGCCGGAATGTGCGTATCAGCCAGTGTACGGTGAATTCTCCCTGGGACGATGCCATTGTATTGAAAGCCTCTTACGGGTTAGGGCGTTTTCAGGATACGGAGAATGTGACTATCAGTGATTGTTATGTGAGCGGTTTTGACCAGGGAAGCGTAATGAACGGAACCTGGCAACTGGACGAGCCCCAGGCTCCCGACCACGGTTACCGCACGGGACGTATCAAGTTCGGCACAGAAAGTAGCGGCGGATTCCGTAATATTGCGATTACTAATTGTATCTTCGAGCATTGCAGGGGTCTGGCATTGGAAACCGTAGACGGGGGACGTCTGGAAGATATTGTTATCAGCAATATCACGATGAGGAATATTGTCAATGCTCCTATCTTTCTGAGACTGGGCGCACGTATGCGCAGTCCGGAAGGTACGCCCGTAGGTACAATGAAACGTATCCTTATCAGCGACATCAATGTATGGAATGCCGACAGCCGGTATGCTTCCATTATCAGCGGCGTGCCGGGTGCTTGCATCGAGGACGTCACTTTCCGTAATATCCACCTATATTATAAAGGTGGATACAGCGCGGAAGACGGCAAGCGTGTTCCGCCCGAACAGGAGAAAGTATATCCCGAACCGTGGATGTTCGGCACTATTCCCGCCAAAGGATTTTACGTCCGCCATGCACGGAATATCACTTTCGACGGTATCCGCTTCCATTTCGAACAGCCGGACGGACGACCACTCTTTGTAACCGATGATGTAGAAAACATAGAATATTATAATACGCCGAAAGAATGA
- a CDS encoding DUF4450 domain-containing protein, translating to MLKQLLTIVLLGILLIDAQAQSLTPPAGTFRLGISQVNESHWLKPKEKTPGITFQWKALPDTRGFILEIEVASSPKADTLFWSFGDCQPDADVNVFSVEGQAFTCYYGESMKLRTVQAVTPTDDIRLSDGHKDETPLMLYESGKKTDRPILAGRCPLVPGSRIYFCFYEQNEKADYNYYMLPDIFAQTDKK from the coding sequence ATGCTGAAACAACTCCTGACCATCGTACTGCTGGGAATCTTGCTCATTGATGCGCAAGCACAGTCTCTGACGCCGCCTGCCGGTACTTTCCGATTAGGAATATCGCAGGTAAATGAGAGCCACTGGCTGAAACCTAAGGAAAAGACACCGGGGATTACTTTCCAATGGAAAGCCCTGCCAGATACCCGCGGATTTATATTGGAAATAGAGGTGGCATCCTCTCCCAAGGCCGATACCTTATTCTGGAGCTTCGGTGATTGCCAGCCGGATGCGGACGTGAATGTGTTTAGCGTGGAAGGGCAGGCTTTCACCTGCTATTATGGGGAAAGCATGAAATTACGGACTGTACAGGCAGTCACTCCCACCGATGATATCCGCCTGAGCGACGGGCACAAGGACGAAACTCCCCTGATGCTTTATGAATCAGGAAAAAAGACCGACCGCCCCATACTGGCGGGACGTTGCCCGCTCGTTCCCGGCAGCAGGATTTATTTCTGCTTCTACGAACAGAACGAGAAGGCGGATTATAACTACTATATGTTACCGGATATTTTTGCCCAAACCGACAAAAAATGA
- a CDS encoding glycoside hydrolase family 28 protein, with product MKRKSILPLLVAGSFFIACTPAKQAGSNSFEWGQVPQQPDLSWADSVGSRQTPGNNLILSANSFGAVADSTVLSTEAIQKAIDSCAVSGGGTVTLQPGFYQTGALFIKSGVNLQLDKGVTLLASPHIHHYPEFRSRIAGIEMTWPAAVINIVNEKNAAVSGEGTLDCRGKVFWDKYWEMRKEYETKGLRWIVDYDCKRVRGILVERSSDVTLKGFTLMRTGFWGCQILYSNYCTIDGLTINNNIGGHGPSTDGIDIDSSCNILIENCDVDCNDDNICIKSGRDADGLRVNLPTENVVIRNCIARKGAGLITCGSETSGSIRNVLGYNLEAVGTSAVLRLKSAMNRGGTIENIYMTNVKAENVRHVLAADLNWNPSYSYSTLPKEYEGKEIPEHWKVMLTPVEPAEKGYPRFRNVYVSRIKAENVDEFISASGWNDSLRLENFYLYAIEAQAKKPGKICYTKNFNLSEITLDVTEKDAIELKENEQSNIKFNYAETTPDHRTAGNLAH from the coding sequence ATGAAAAGAAAAAGCATCCTTCCCCTACTCGTAGCGGGCTCGTTTTTTATAGCATGTACTCCAGCCAAACAAGCAGGAAGCAACAGCTTCGAATGGGGACAGGTTCCGCAGCAACCGGATTTGTCGTGGGCGGACAGCGTAGGAAGCCGGCAAACTCCCGGAAACAACCTAATTTTATCCGCTAATTCTTTTGGCGCAGTAGCGGACAGCACAGTGCTCAGCACGGAAGCTATCCAGAAAGCAATCGACAGTTGCGCCGTCTCCGGCGGGGGAACCGTCACTCTCCAGCCCGGATTTTATCAGACCGGGGCACTATTCATTAAAAGCGGTGTCAACCTGCAACTGGACAAAGGCGTCACCCTACTCGCCAGCCCCCATATCCACCATTATCCCGAATTCCGTTCGCGCATTGCGGGTATCGAGATGACATGGCCGGCGGCAGTGATAAACATTGTCAATGAGAAGAACGCCGCTGTCAGCGGAGAAGGAACTTTGGACTGCCGGGGAAAAGTCTTTTGGGACAAATATTGGGAAATGCGCAAAGAATACGAAACGAAAGGATTGCGCTGGATTGTAGATTACGACTGCAAACGTGTACGGGGTATTCTTGTGGAACGCAGTTCGGATGTCACCTTAAAGGGATTCACGCTGATGCGTACCGGCTTTTGGGGATGCCAGATTCTTTATTCCAACTATTGCACCATAGACGGACTGACGATTAACAATAATATAGGCGGTCACGGCCCGAGCACGGACGGCATCGACATAGATTCTTCCTGCAACATTCTGATAGAGAACTGCGATGTAGACTGTAATGACGACAATATCTGTATCAAATCGGGACGGGACGCGGACGGTTTGCGGGTGAATCTTCCTACGGAGAACGTGGTGATTCGCAATTGCATTGCCCGCAAGGGTGCAGGACTTATCACCTGTGGTAGCGAAACTTCCGGCAGTATCCGGAATGTATTGGGCTATAACCTCGAAGCTGTCGGCACTTCCGCCGTGCTCCGTCTGAAAAGCGCCATGAACCGCGGTGGGACAATCGAAAACATCTACATGACTAACGTAAAAGCCGAAAACGTCCGCCACGTACTGGCAGCAGACTTGAACTGGAACCCCAGTTACAGTTACAGCACGCTGCCCAAAGAGTATGAAGGCAAGGAAATCCCGGAACACTGGAAAGTAATGCTGACTCCGGTGGAACCAGCCGAAAAGGGATACCCACGCTTCCGCAACGTATATGTATCACGGATTAAAGCCGAAAACGTAGACGAATTTATCTCCGCTTCGGGTTGGAACGACTCTTTGCGTCTGGAAAATTTCTATCTTTACGCCATCGAAGCACAGGCTAAGAAACCGGGTAAAATCTGCTATACGAAGAATTTCAACCTGTCGGAGATTACATTGGACGTAACAGAGAAAGACGCTATCGAACTAAAGGAAAATGAACAAAGTAATATTAAATTCAACTATGCTGAAACAACTCCTGACCATCGTACTGCTGGGAATCTTGCTCATTGA